In Harmonia axyridis chromosome 6, icHarAxyr1.1, whole genome shotgun sequence, a single window of DNA contains:
- the LOC123683506 gene encoding uncharacterized protein LOC123683506 yields the protein MDQIEKTKEGSSTSPNVLIEEVQSLAQPEEQGASPDPMAEEMLLKSSDEEVVAGFEKLTVRRHRLSGAARRRMKFLLKKGMAPDDARKEASKPIGPKQKTGRGTKRNRSEDSTPKGKQPKSAKCEASKVARSSGGAGAQASGASKVQSSGASGAQPLGTPKGPASGGPTYSQATAGLKVGIMHKKFPEVILEMDKLMAIKKSLMEEIIALGNEDAITPTFHQLHMRPGWLGLTCSDKATVEWLKSIQPKLKPWEGADLRIAEEAELPHPEILVGYLPYSHDLSNEKILKAVENQNAGLKTSSWRVLRRGPSGPMLEIVISADRTSVERLRAKNWQINYFFGQTNLRLKGPKTMAERRGASQAPTSGPASKRPKGEVKKKVVKPPGNEEAIKLTTSSGGRADPQGRDKGGSDGEKPAVPSEKPSGQPTS from the coding sequence ATGGACCAGATAGAAAAAACTAAAGAAGGGTCTAGCACTAGCCCTAATGTGCTAATCGAGGAAGTGCAAAGCCTCGCTCAGCCTGAGGAACAGGGCGCAAGTCCTGACCCCATGGCGGAGGAAATGCTGCTGAAGAGCAGCGATGAAGAGGTCGTAGCTGGCTTCGAAAAGCTGACGGTCAGGAGACATAGACTCTCCGGGGCCGCCAGAAGAAGGATGAAGTTCCTTCTAAAGAAAGGGATGGCTCCTGACGATGCCAGGAAAGAAGCCTCCAAACCAATTGGTCCAAAGCAGAAAACAGGCCGAGGGACCAAGAGAAATAGGTCGGAGGACAGCACGCCTAAAGGCAAGCAGCCAAAGAGTGCCAAATGCGAGGCTTCAAAAGTCGCACGGTCCTCAGGAGGTGCCGGGGCTCAGGCCTCGGGTGCCTCCAAAGTTCAATCCTCGGGAGCTTCCGGGGCTCAGCCCTTAGGAACTCCCAAGGGTCCCGCATCAGGTGGGCCCACCTACAGCCAGGCTACCGCTGGTCTGAAGGTGGGGATAATGCACAAAAAATTTCCagaggtgattttggaaatggaCAAACTAATGGCCATCAAAAAATCGCTAATGGAAGAGATTATTGCATTGGGGAACGAGGACGCCATAACGCCTACGTTCCACCAACTGCATATGAGGCCAGGCTGGCTTGGGCTGACATGCTCTGACAAAGCCACTGTGGAGTGGCTGAAGAGCATACAGCCAAAACTCAAACCCTGGGAGGGAGCTGATCTAAGGATAGCCGAAGAGGCAGAACTGCCTCACCCGGAGATCCTGGTCGGATATCTCCCCTACAGCCATGATCTCTCCAATGAGAAAATTCTCAAGGCGGTAGAGAATCAGAACGCAGGGCTCAAAACCTCCAGCTGGAGAGTCCTTCGAAGGGGACCATCAGGACCCATGCTCGAGATTGTCATCTCGGCTGATAGAACATCGGTCGAGAGACTTAGAGCAAAGAATTGGCAGATAAATTACTTTTTCGGCCAAACAAATCTCCGCCTTAAGGGACCAAAGACAATGGCCGAGAGGAGAGGAGCTTCTCAGGCCCCAACCTCTGGTCCGGCGTCGAAAAGGCCCAAAGGGGAGGTAAAGAAGAAGGTGGTGAAGCCtccaggaaatgaagaggccataaAACTGACCACCAGCTCTGGGGGGAGGGCTGATCCGCAAGGGCGTGATAAGGGGGGGTCCGACGGAGAAAAACCGGCGGTCCCTTCCGAAAAGCCTAGCGGACAACCTACCTCATAA